A region from the Salvia splendens isolate huo1 chromosome 15, SspV2, whole genome shotgun sequence genome encodes:
- the LOC121766907 gene encoding solute carrier family 25 member 44-like, with protein sequence MSLSAAEEESAEEEIHIPADIEWKMLDKSKFFFLGAALFSGVSAALYPMVVLKTRQQVSQSRVSCFRTGVWIMRYEGLRGLYRGFGTSLTGTIPARAVYMTALEVTKSNVGTTATRLGLPEPSVAAVANAAAGLSAAMAAQVVWTPVDVISQRLMTQGSGGGCKYASGVDAFGKILRTDGVRGLYRGFGISILTYAPSNAVWWASYSMAQRVVWNGVGCMLCRNGEERVENGGLRPDAKAVMAVQGVSAAMAGGVSALITMPLDTIKTRLQVLDGEENGRKGPSFWQTVRSLVREGGWTACYRGLGPRCASMSVSATTMITTYEFLKRLSAKNQGALT encoded by the coding sequence ATGAGTTTGAGTGCTGCTGAGGAAGAATCAGCAGAGGAAGAAATCCACATTCCAGCAGATATAGAATGGAAAATGTTGGATAAATCCAAGTTCTTCTTTCTCGGGGCAGCCTTATTCTCCGGTGTCTCGGCTGCGTTGTACCCGATGGTGGTGCTGAAAACGCGGCAGCAGGTGTCTCAGTCGCGTGTTTCTTGTTTTAGGACCGGGGTTTGGATCATGAGGTATGAAGGGCTTCGCGGATTGTATAGGGGATTTGGGACTTCCCTGACCGGGACTATCCCTGCTCGAGCTGTATACATGACTGCACTTGAGGTTACTAAGAGTAATGTGGGAACCACCGCGACTAGGCTTGGATTGCCTGAGCCTAGTGTGGCTGCTGTGGCCAATGCGGCTGCTGGATTGAGCGCTGCCATGGCTGCACAGGTGGTGTGGACGCCCGTTGACGTCATCAGCCAGCGGCTGATGACACAGGGAAGCGGTGGTGGTTGTAAATACGCGAGTGGGGTGGATGCGTTTGGGAAGATTTTGAGGACAGATGGGGTCAGAGGGCTGTATAGAGGGTTTGGGATCTCGATCTTGACTTATGCACCGAGCAATGCTGTTTGGTGGGCGTCTTATTCGATGGCGCAGAGGGTGGTTTGGAACGGGGTGGGCTGTATGCTCTGCAGGAACGGGGAGGAGAGGGTCGAGAATGGTGGGCTGAGACCGGACGCCAAGGCTGTGATGGCGGTTCAAGGGGTGAGTGCTGCCATGGCTGGAGGGGTGTCGGCCTTGATCACAATGCCGTTGGACACAATCAAGACGCGCCTGCAGGTCTTGGATGGGGAGGAAAACGGGAGGAAGGGGCCGAGCTTTTGGCAGACGGTGAGGAGTCTGGTGAGGGAGGGTGGATGGACTGCTTGCTACAGAGGACTGGGGCCGAGGTGCGCCTCCATGTCCGTCTCTGCAACGACGATGATCACCACCTACGAGTTCTTGAAACGCCTGTCGGCTAAGAATCAAGGAGCTCTAACATGA